A region of Paenibacillus sp. 37 DNA encodes the following proteins:
- the gpmI gene encoding 2,3-bisphosphoglycerate-independent phosphoglycerate mutase: MTAPKPVALIIMDGFGLRNTVEGNAVAQAKKPNYDRFMSQFPHTTLTACGEAVGLPEGQMGNSEVGHLNIGAGRIVYQDLTRISKSIRDGEFYDNETLVKAVREAKQSGKKLHLYGLLSDGGVHSHIDHLFAMLDLAKKEGMNDVYIHAFMDGRDVMPDSGKDFMQKLIAKIEEVGVGKIATVQGRYYAMDRDKRWERVEKSYRAIVYGDGPKYTDPLKAVEESYEKSVFDEFVEPTVIVKADGEPVGLVESGDSVIFLNFRPDRAIQLSQVFTNQDFRGFDRGPKFPVGLHFVCLTLFSETVEGYVAYSPKNLDNTLGEVLVQNNKKQLRIAETEKYPHVTFFFSGGRDVELPGETRVLINSPKVATYDLQPEMSAYEVADACVREIEADKHDAIILNFANPDMVGHSGMLEPTIKAVEVTDECMGRVVDAVLAKGGVVLITADHGNADMVFDEKGRPFTAHTTNPVPFIVTDANVTLREGGILADIAPTILDLMQLPKPEEMTGTSVIATRK, translated from the coding sequence ATGACAGCTCCAAAACCTGTAGCACTGATCATCATGGATGGCTTTGGTCTACGTAACACGGTGGAAGGCAACGCGGTAGCGCAAGCCAAGAAACCGAACTACGACCGTTTCATGAGCCAATTCCCACATACAACACTCACTGCTTGCGGTGAAGCTGTAGGTTTGCCAGAAGGGCAAATGGGAAATTCCGAGGTAGGTCACCTGAACATTGGTGCCGGCCGGATCGTATACCAGGATTTGACCCGTATCTCCAAATCCATTCGTGACGGCGAGTTCTACGACAATGAAACACTTGTCAAAGCGGTTCGCGAAGCGAAACAAAGCGGCAAAAAGCTTCATCTCTACGGCTTGTTGTCCGATGGCGGCGTACATAGTCACATCGACCACCTGTTTGCTATGCTGGATCTGGCCAAAAAAGAAGGAATGAATGATGTATATATTCATGCTTTCATGGATGGCCGTGATGTTATGCCAGACAGTGGTAAAGACTTCATGCAGAAGCTGATCGCCAAGATTGAAGAAGTCGGTGTAGGTAAAATTGCAACGGTTCAAGGCCGCTATTACGCGATGGACCGTGACAAACGTTGGGAACGGGTTGAGAAATCATACCGTGCCATCGTTTATGGAGATGGACCAAAATACACTGACCCACTCAAAGCGGTTGAAGAATCGTATGAGAAGTCCGTATTTGATGAATTCGTTGAACCAACGGTTATCGTCAAAGCGGATGGTGAGCCGGTAGGTTTGGTTGAGAGCGGCGATTCCGTTATCTTCCTCAACTTCCGTCCTGACCGTGCGATTCAGTTGTCGCAAGTATTCACAAACCAGGATTTCCGCGGTTTCGATCGTGGTCCGAAGTTCCCTGTGGGCTTGCACTTTGTATGCTTGACTTTGTTCAGCGAGACGGTTGAAGGTTATGTGGCTTATTCGCCGAAGAACCTCGACAACACCCTGGGTGAAGTTCTGGTACAGAACAATAAAAAACAACTGCGTATTGCAGAAACTGAGAAATACCCGCACGTTACCTTCTTCTTCAGCGGTGGTCGTGATGTGGAGCTTCCGGGCGAAACTCGCGTACTAATCAACTCACCAAAAGTTGCAACGTATGACCTGCAACCGGAGATGAGTGCGTATGAAGTAGCTGATGCATGTGTTCGCGAGATCGAAGCAGACAAACATGACGCCATCATTCTGAACTTTGCTAACCCTGACATGGTTGGACACTCCGGCATGCTGGAGCCTACCATCAAAGCGGTTGAAGTAACAGATGAGTGCATGGGCCGTGTTGTGGATGCGGTACTTGCCAAAGGCGGCGTTGTACTGATCACTGCGGATCATGGTAACGCGGATATGGTGTTCGATGAGAAAGGACGTCCGTTCACAGCTCATACAACGAACCCCGTTCCATTCATCGTTACGGATGCCAATGTAACTTTGCGTGAAGGCGGAATCCTGGCAGATATCGCGCCAACGATCCTTGACCTGATGCAATTGCCTAAACCGGAAGAAATGACAGGTACATCTGTCATCGCTACCCGCAAATAA
- the eno gene encoding phosphopyruvate hydratase, producing MTIISDVYAREVLDSRGNPTVEVEVYLESGAIGRAIVPSGASTGAHEAVELRDGDKSRYLGKGVLQAVKNVNETIAPEVIGMDALDQLGIDKLMITLDGTPNKGKLGANAILAVSMAVARAAADALDLPLYVYLGGFNAKALPVPMMNIINGGEHADNNIDVQEFMVLPVGAPSFKEALRVGAEIFHNLKSVLSSKGLNTAVGDEGGFAPNLGSNEEAITTIIEAIEKAGYKPGVDVFLGMDVASTEFYKDGKYTLAGEGKSYTSAEYVDLLASWVEKYPIITIEDGMSEDDWDGWKLLTEKLGDKVQLVGDDLFVTNTERLGRGIDEGIGNSILIKVNQIGTLTETFDAIEMAKRAGYTAVISHRSGESEDSTIADIAVATNAGQIKTGAPSRTDRIAKYNQLLRIEDQLGELAQYNGLKGFYNLKK from the coding sequence ATGACTATTATTTCTGACGTGTACGCTCGCGAAGTCCTCGACTCCCGCGGTAACCCTACAGTAGAAGTTGAAGTATACCTGGAGTCCGGCGCAATCGGACGCGCAATCGTTCCATCTGGTGCATCCACTGGTGCCCACGAAGCCGTTGAGCTTCGCGATGGTGACAAATCCCGTTACCTCGGTAAAGGCGTTCTGCAAGCTGTTAAAAACGTAAACGAAACAATCGCTCCAGAAGTTATCGGTATGGATGCATTGGATCAACTGGGTATCGACAAATTGATGATCACTTTGGATGGTACGCCAAACAAAGGTAAACTGGGTGCTAACGCAATCCTGGCTGTATCCATGGCAGTAGCTCGCGCAGCTGCTGACGCTCTGGACCTGCCATTGTACGTTTACCTGGGCGGATTCAACGCTAAAGCATTGCCAGTTCCAATGATGAACATCATCAACGGTGGTGAGCATGCGGACAACAACATCGACGTTCAAGAGTTCATGGTTCTTCCAGTTGGAGCACCAAGCTTCAAAGAAGCTCTTCGCGTAGGTGCAGAGATCTTCCACAACTTGAAATCCGTATTGAGCTCAAAAGGCTTGAACACAGCTGTAGGTGACGAAGGTGGTTTCGCACCGAACCTTGGTTCGAACGAAGAAGCAATCACTACAATCATCGAAGCAATTGAAAAAGCTGGTTACAAACCAGGCGTTGACGTATTCCTGGGTATGGACGTTGCTTCCACTGAGTTCTACAAAGATGGTAAGTACACACTTGCTGGTGAAGGTAAATCTTACACTTCCGCTGAGTATGTTGACCTTCTGGCTTCATGGGTTGAGAAATACCCAATCATCACAATCGAAGACGGTATGTCCGAAGATGACTGGGATGGTTGGAAATTGCTCACTGAGAAATTGGGAGACAAAGTACAACTCGTTGGTGATGACCTGTTCGTAACAAACACTGAGCGTCTGGGCAGAGGTATCGACGAAGGTATCGGTAACTCCATCCTGATCAAAGTTAACCAAATCGGTACATTGACTGAAACATTTGATGCAATCGAAATGGCTAAACGTGCAGGATACACAGCTGTAATCTCTCACCGTTCCGGTGAATCCGAAGACAGCACAATTGCTGATATCGCTGTTGCAACTAACGCTGGTCAAATCAAAACGGGTGCTCCTTCCCGTACAGATCGTATCGCGAAGTACAACCAATTGCTCCGCATTGAGGATCAACTGGGTGAACTGGCTCAATACAATGGTCTTAAAGGATTCTACAACCTTAAAAAATAA
- the secG gene encoding preprotein translocase subunit SecG — protein MDIALKLLLVVFSIGLITVVLLQHGKSAGLAGAISGGAEHLFGKTKARGLDLFLQRATVVLGAGFMILSIVVTVVSK, from the coding sequence ATGGATATTGCTTTGAAATTGCTGCTCGTTGTTTTCTCGATCGGTCTAATCACTGTAGTATTGCTGCAGCACGGGAAAAGCGCTGGTTTGGCGGGTGCCATCTCCGGTGGTGCGGAACATCTTTTCGGTAAAACGAAAGCGCGCGGATTGGATCTCTTCCTGCAACGTGCAACGGTGGTACTGGGTGCAGGATTTATGATTTTGTCTATTGTTGTTACGGTGGTTTCCAAGTAA
- the rnr gene encoding ribonuclease R translates to MITEQQLLDFMRETAYKPMTYQELEQHFAIEDAADFKAFLIMLNTLEESGKVLLTRNNRYGMPERMDLVRGRLQAHAKGFAFLIPEDREHPDVYIHANDMKSAMNGDTVLVKVTSQGPSGGRLEGEIVRIVTRAVTQVVGVFQSHEVYGFVIPDDKRINRDIFIPRTNFAGAVDGQKVVAKIVSYPEGRAAAEGEVIEILGHKDEPGIDILSVIRKHQLPEAFPDEVVEEAEKAPDSITDEEIVQQGRRDLRGLNIVTIDGEDAKDLDDAVNVEKLPNGNYRLGVHIADVGYYVQENSKLDQEAYNRGCSVYLVDRVIPMLPQRLSNGICSLNPQVDRLTLSCEMEFNDQMKVVKHDIFTSVIKTKERMTYSNVRKILEGEEPELLERYKDLVDDFHLMKEIALKLRAMRMRRGAVDFDFEESKIIVDAECKPVDIVKRERSIAEQIIEEFMLAANETVAEHFHWLKVPFIYRVHEDPDQEKLQNFLAFAANFGHQVKGRGNAIHPRALQSLLEDIKETKEQTVISTMMLRSMKQAKYDSEMSGHFGLAAEFYSHFTSPIRRYPDLVIHRVIREVIENNGALPENRQEYLAARMADIAQQSSERERVAVEAERDTEKMKKAEYMLDKVGEEFEGMISSVTSFGMFIELENTVEGLIRLSALTDDYYHFDDQHMALIGERTSKVFRIGDEVKIRVARVSMEEYTIDFEMVDMKPRGERPGGFGGGRGGKGGRPPGSGGGRGGAKGGPGGFSGSRGGKGGSASAGGNRGGRSTEESGKGGRGGRSGAASAGTGAGSSGGYGGKGGGKPKGERRAGDAGGSTGRGKGAVSFGFGSGKGGYSSTSGGSDSGSTGGQGSGQSSGSGRGEGSFKSGKGGGKGGKGGSGHKNTSPSGVFIGENATPGGAQEGGAPRRKRKKSKGAAGNGTAAFVRKKKK, encoded by the coding sequence ATGATAACAGAACAACAATTGCTCGACTTCATGCGGGAAACCGCTTATAAACCCATGACTTATCAGGAGTTGGAACAGCACTTCGCTATTGAAGATGCAGCTGATTTCAAAGCCTTTTTGATTATGCTGAATACGCTGGAGGAATCCGGTAAAGTTTTGCTGACCCGTAACAATCGCTATGGCATGCCAGAGCGCATGGATTTGGTACGTGGACGTTTACAGGCTCACGCCAAAGGTTTTGCTTTCCTTATTCCTGAGGATCGGGAGCACCCGGATGTGTACATTCACGCCAATGACATGAAGAGTGCGATGAATGGTGACACGGTATTGGTTAAAGTCACATCTCAAGGACCTTCAGGCGGTCGCCTGGAGGGTGAGATTGTCCGTATTGTTACTCGTGCTGTGACACAAGTCGTTGGTGTGTTCCAGAGTCATGAGGTGTACGGATTTGTCATTCCGGATGATAAACGGATTAATCGCGATATTTTCATCCCACGTACCAACTTTGCTGGGGCGGTTGATGGACAGAAGGTCGTCGCAAAAATCGTCAGCTATCCGGAGGGCCGTGCGGCAGCCGAGGGTGAAGTGATCGAGATTCTCGGTCATAAGGATGAGCCGGGTATTGATATTTTGTCCGTTATTCGCAAGCATCAGTTGCCTGAAGCTTTCCCTGATGAGGTGGTAGAAGAGGCGGAGAAAGCACCCGACTCCATCACGGATGAGGAGATTGTACAACAGGGTCGCCGTGATCTGCGCGGACTTAACATTGTCACGATTGATGGCGAAGATGCCAAAGATCTGGATGATGCTGTTAACGTAGAGAAGCTACCTAACGGGAACTATCGTCTGGGTGTTCATATTGCCGACGTTGGCTATTATGTACAGGAGAATTCCAAGCTCGATCAAGAAGCCTACAACCGTGGATGCAGTGTGTATCTGGTGGATCGGGTTATTCCGATGTTGCCACAGCGTCTGTCCAACGGAATCTGTAGTTTGAACCCGCAGGTAGACCGCCTGACCCTGTCTTGTGAGATGGAGTTTAACGACCAGATGAAGGTTGTCAAACACGACATTTTCACGAGTGTAATCAAAACCAAAGAGCGGATGACGTATTCCAACGTTCGTAAAATCCTTGAAGGTGAAGAGCCGGAATTGCTTGAGCGTTATAAGGATCTGGTAGATGATTTCCATCTGATGAAAGAGATTGCTTTGAAGCTGCGTGCTATGCGTATGCGCCGTGGTGCGGTTGACTTTGATTTTGAAGAATCCAAAATCATTGTGGACGCAGAATGCAAACCGGTAGATATCGTGAAACGGGAGCGTTCGATTGCCGAGCAAATCATTGAGGAATTCATGTTGGCAGCGAACGAAACAGTGGCAGAGCATTTCCACTGGTTGAAGGTTCCGTTTATCTATCGTGTGCATGAAGATCCAGATCAGGAAAAACTGCAAAATTTCCTCGCCTTTGCGGCGAATTTCGGACACCAGGTCAAAGGACGTGGCAATGCAATTCATCCACGTGCACTTCAATCGTTGCTTGAGGATATCAAAGAAACGAAAGAACAAACCGTGATCAGTACGATGATGCTTCGTTCCATGAAACAGGCGAAGTATGATTCTGAAATGTCAGGTCACTTTGGCCTCGCGGCAGAATTCTATAGTCACTTCACGTCTCCAATTCGTCGTTATCCCGATCTCGTCATTCACCGGGTGATTCGCGAAGTGATTGAAAATAATGGTGCTTTGCCGGAGAACCGTCAGGAGTATTTGGCAGCACGTATGGCCGATATTGCCCAGCAGTCTTCGGAACGTGAACGTGTGGCGGTAGAAGCTGAGCGGGATACGGAAAAAATGAAAAAAGCCGAGTACATGCTCGATAAAGTAGGCGAAGAGTTCGAAGGCATGATCAGTAGTGTGACCAGCTTCGGTATGTTCATTGAACTGGAAAACACGGTTGAAGGTCTGATTCGTCTGAGCGCGCTCACGGACGACTATTATCATTTTGACGATCAGCATATGGCTCTGATTGGTGAACGGACTTCAAAAGTCTTCCGCATCGGTGATGAAGTGAAGATCCGTGTGGCACGTGTAAGCATGGAAGAGTATACGATTGATTTTGAAATGGTGGATATGAAACCTCGCGGTGAACGTCCTGGCGGCTTCGGTGGTGGACGTGGCGGTAAAGGTGGACGTCCTCCTGGTAGCGGCGGCGGACGCGGTGGTGCCAAGGGTGGACCAGGCGGATTCAGCGGTTCGCGTGGCGGCAAAGGTGGCTCAGCCAGTGCTGGAGGCAACCGTGGTGGCCGATCAACGGAAGAGAGCGGCAAAGGTGGACGTGGCGGTCGCAGTGGAGCAGCGAGCGCAGGTACGGGCGCAGGCTCATCCGGTGGATACGGAGGTAAAGGCGGCGGCAAACCGAAAGGTGAGCGTCGTGCTGGTGATGCTGGCGGATCGACTGGCCGGGGCAAAGGCGCGGTGAGCTTTGGTTTTGGCTCAGGTAAAGGCGGTTATAGCTCTACATCGGGTGGATCGGATAGTGGTTCAACCGGTGGACAAGGAAGTGGCCAAAGCAGCGGCAGCGGTCGCGGTGAAGGAAGCTTTAAGTCAGGCAAGGGCGGCGGTAAAGGTGGAAAAGGCGGAAGTGGACACAAAAACACTTCGCCAAGCGGCGTATTTATTGGAGAGAATGCAACTCCTGGTGGCGCTCAGGAAGGCGGAGCACCACGACGCAAGCGGAAAAAGAGCAAAGGTGCAGCGGGTAACGGCACGGCAGCTTTTGTGCGGAAAAAGAAAAAATAA
- the smpB gene encoding SsrA-binding protein SmpB, producing the protein MGKNDGQSKVLAQNKKASHDYFIEDTYEAGMVLTGTEIKSLRNGRANIGDAFATIRNGEIHIHNMHISPFEQGNRNNPLDPTRTRKLLMHKVQIHKLLGLSKQDGYSIVPLKIYIRNGYAKLLLGLGKGKKQFDKRETAAKRDAQRDIQRAMREKQKVAR; encoded by the coding sequence ATGGGCAAGAATGACGGACAGAGTAAAGTGCTCGCACAGAATAAAAAGGCTTCCCATGACTACTTCATTGAAGATACGTATGAAGCGGGCATGGTGCTTACCGGAACGGAGATCAAATCTCTTCGTAACGGCCGTGCGAATATTGGTGATGCATTTGCCACGATTCGAAACGGTGAGATTCATATTCACAATATGCATATTAGTCCTTTTGAACAAGGGAACCGAAATAATCCGCTCGATCCGACACGTACGCGCAAGTTGTTGATGCATAAAGTGCAGATTCACAAGTTGCTTGGGCTGTCGAAACAGGATGGGTACAGCATTGTGCCACTGAAGATTTATATCCGTAACGGTTATGCAAAGCTTTTGCTTGGACTGGGTAAAGGTAAGAAGCAGTTTGATAAACGTGAGACTGCAGCCAAGCGGGATGCACAACGTGATATTCAACGGGCAATGCGCGAGAAGCAGAAGGTTGCACGTTAA
- a CDS encoding zeta toxin family protein, which yields MSEVRPVMTVFAGTNGAGKSTLSMQMREWLGELVDPDQIARELKPENPRSADLSAGREAVKRIRSLIKSGVNFAIETTLSGSFVLKHMEIAKENNYEIVVYYIGLEDVQMHIDRVASRVEQGGHWIAEEDIRYRYGESLKNLKPALAIADRVTIIDNTYEPLIVAEIMQSDLIYCVESIPAWANPVLTGY from the coding sequence ATGAGTGAAGTTAGACCAGTCATGACTGTGTTTGCGGGCACCAATGGAGCAGGGAAAAGTACACTTAGCATGCAAATGAGAGAGTGGCTTGGTGAACTGGTTGATCCTGATCAGATTGCAAGAGAGTTAAAGCCAGAGAATCCTCGTAGTGCTGATCTGTCTGCTGGCAGGGAAGCTGTAAAAAGAATCCGATCACTCATTAAAAGTGGTGTAAACTTCGCTATTGAAACGACATTGTCCGGATCATTTGTTTTAAAACATATGGAAATAGCAAAAGAAAACAATTATGAAATTGTCGTTTACTATATCGGTCTTGAGGATGTTCAAATGCATATAGATCGTGTAGCCTCTCGTGTTGAACAAGGTGGACATTGGATTGCAGAAGAAGACATTCGTTATCGATATGGTGAGTCATTGAAGAACCTTAAACCGGCTCTAGCCATCGCAGATCGGGTTACTATTATTGATAATACATATGAGCCTTTAATTGTTGCGGAAATCATGCAGAGTGATTTGATCTATTGTGTTGAGTCCATACCTGCGTGGGCTAATCCTGTTCTTACGGGTTACTGA
- a CDS encoding metal-dependent hydrolase produces MDPYLYLFFHVLSHALLGAVIAYCFLPRDTWKDLMICLCSGALCGIIPDIFGDRSVAPWSHSILFTPLLALGIAYLTKLFYKKTSLKLIWGSSILSVLFGHLFLDYMGHDLPAFYPLSDKSYIMGAITLGDPWIWFPLIIGLGLSIFLRNRPKLPVITSILFIVVYLVFRIISKEIIEHKVQVQHPVPEKSYIIVEPDSHYEFPLDPRKWLEFRFRVISPHFSKGGDAGILGEKSDKLFWYDFYPVAFEINLSRGKYVLINSQDSKVVLSVTKEWKEAGSNFIEGKYNGNLLTYKETTNGQWEEVIPQ; encoded by the coding sequence TTGGATCCGTACTTATATTTGTTTTTTCATGTTCTATCACATGCTCTTCTTGGGGCGGTAATTGCATACTGCTTTTTGCCAAGGGATACATGGAAAGATCTTATGATATGTCTATGTTCGGGTGCACTGTGTGGAATAATTCCTGATATTTTTGGGGATAGAAGTGTAGCTCCGTGGTCCCATTCTATATTGTTTACACCCCTTTTAGCTTTAGGAATAGCCTATTTGACAAAACTGTTCTATAAAAAGACAAGTCTCAAATTAATCTGGGGATCTTCTATTTTGTCTGTCTTGTTTGGACACTTATTTTTAGACTATATGGGACATGATTTACCAGCATTCTATCCCTTGAGTGATAAATCATATATTATGGGTGCCATTACATTGGGAGATCCATGGATATGGTTTCCGTTAATTATTGGTCTTGGATTGAGTATTTTTTTGAGGAACAGGCCTAAATTACCCGTAATTACTTCGATACTATTTATAGTGGTATATTTAGTTTTTCGAATAATATCAAAAGAAATAATTGAGCACAAAGTTCAAGTTCAACACCCGGTTCCTGAAAAGTCATATATTATAGTGGAGCCCGATAGTCATTATGAATTTCCTTTAGATCCCAGAAAATGGTTGGAGTTCAGATTTCGAGTCATCAGTCCTCATTTCTCTAAAGGTGGTGATGCGGGTATACTGGGAGAGAAGTCAGACAAACTATTCTGGTACGATTTTTATCCAGTAGCCTTTGAGATTAATTTATCAAGAGGGAAATACGTTTTAATAAATTCACAGGATTCTAAAGTTGTCCTATCTGTTACTAAGGAATGGAAAGAAGCGGGTTCTAACTTTATTGAAGGAAAGTATAATGGAAACCTTCTTACCTACAAAGAAACCACCAATGGTCAGTGGGAAGAAGTTATACCGCAATAG
- a CDS encoding uracil-DNA glycosylase, whose amino-acid sequence MSQTQQEIHEFVAGIQAYVSPVNVINPWRDYVKGYDIGPEAVKIRSEHLVRYFEPRMCKARYIFIAEAVGYQGARFSGVPLTSERMVTGNHSLVNHQMVFSGEPGVRTSLPNIAKPNRSQALYGFAEPTASIIWDEVLSSSRWKPTDFIFWNIYPFHPYQSSENRMTNRTPTLAELEEGVLFARQLMQLNPDAQIVAIGRKSADTLSAHLIKHHHVPHPANGRAVQFQKAVRSII is encoded by the coding sequence ATGAGCCAAACGCAGCAAGAGATTCACGAGTTTGTTGCAGGGATACAAGCATATGTGTCGCCAGTAAATGTGATTAATCCTTGGAGAGATTATGTGAAGGGCTATGATATCGGCCCAGAAGCGGTAAAGATTCGGTCGGAACATTTGGTCAGGTATTTCGAACCAAGAATGTGCAAGGCTCGGTACATATTTATTGCGGAAGCTGTGGGATATCAAGGGGCAAGGTTCTCCGGCGTACCTTTAACGTCCGAACGAATGGTTACCGGGAATCATTCGCTGGTGAATCACCAGATGGTTTTTTCAGGTGAGCCGGGTGTCCGAACGAGCTTGCCCAATATCGCCAAACCTAACCGCAGTCAGGCGCTGTATGGATTCGCAGAACCGACAGCATCCATCATATGGGACGAAGTGTTATCCAGTTCAAGGTGGAAACCAACGGACTTTATATTTTGGAACATCTATCCCTTTCATCCCTATCAATCTTCTGAAAATAGGATGACGAATCGAACGCCGACTTTGGCAGAGTTGGAGGAAGGTGTGTTGTTCGCGAGACAGCTTATGCAACTGAATCCTGATGCTCAGATCGTGGCTATTGGCAGAAAGTCAGCAGACACGTTAAGCGCCCATCTCATTAAACATCATCATGTTCCCCACCCTGCAAACGGGAGGGCAGTACAATTCCAAAAAGCAGTAAGGTCCATTATCTAG
- a CDS encoding sensor histidine kinase, translating to MQNRAKDATTEVAGVAEATEEDATIEAKATAKATTQSDIETDAEVNANAKATPSAMKKTWTPRFKEFIQRKPKTLAFKIPFAYFVIILLTVAFSALVLNRISENDAQRKINEASLQTITSIETNVNLMIGNVNNYSKMIFSDPNLQNLLRQGNVYSNLQTQSKVSAYLTNLMQAVPIIDSVYIYDNSGHRFSVGTQEWPTFMEANVKEAPWYEQALKHNGRYLLRLNGGNDSGVSAKGENDGQEVVSFIRLIRDLDDTSPLGFLVMNIKGASIAQAYANLSAPDSFQVAILDEHQRVIATNATDGKKGVPTVSDESMSAASGQEGMHEMLEANQAKLKQTFQEQPSGFITLQSGGQEYAVTYRSAGDDQWKFISMSPYRATDTRNKSMVLLALILLAVNGTVFFVSSFIISRSVINPIHKLLRAMQKAPSGNFRKVTVELNSYEFEQLYGGYNQMIEQIDQMLKRIIQEQQTIRRAELNTLQAQIKPHFLYNTLDSITSLAMSGMNDKVCELLEALGSYYRLSVSKGRELITLHEEVEIVRNYLTIQQVRYPGVFEVQYDIESGCERVMIPKLVLQPLVENSLYHGIRPKGSPGKIRIQARRSKEGVLLTITDDGVGMSEEEIQQVHRKEINSSNRSDSTNSTNSSNPSNSINLSNTSNPTYNSKHNPSFGLWGTMERLRIFYDREDGLKLESEVGKGTTIMITIPKGADESWN from the coding sequence GTGCAAAACAGAGCAAAGGATGCAACAACAGAGGTAGCAGGAGTAGCAGAAGCGACAGAAGAAGATGCAACGATTGAAGCGAAAGCAACAGCAAAAGCAACGACCCAATCAGATATTGAGACCGATGCAGAAGTAAACGCAAATGCAAAAGCAACCCCCAGTGCAATGAAGAAGACGTGGACTCCCCGTTTCAAAGAGTTTATTCAACGCAAACCCAAGACGCTGGCTTTTAAAATCCCGTTTGCCTACTTTGTCATTATTCTGCTAACGGTGGCGTTCAGTGCGTTGGTGCTGAATCGAATCTCGGAAAATGACGCGCAGCGAAAGATTAATGAAGCATCACTGCAGACAATCACATCCATTGAGACCAATGTTAATCTGATGATCGGGAACGTGAACAATTATTCGAAGATGATTTTCTCCGATCCCAACTTGCAGAACCTGCTGCGGCAGGGCAATGTGTACTCCAATTTACAGACACAGTCCAAGGTTAGCGCGTATTTGACTAATCTTATGCAAGCGGTTCCAATTATCGATTCAGTCTATATTTACGATAATTCGGGTCACCGATTCTCGGTCGGTACACAGGAATGGCCAACGTTTATGGAAGCGAATGTGAAGGAAGCGCCGTGGTACGAACAGGCTTTGAAGCACAACGGACGATATCTGCTCAGGCTGAATGGTGGCAACGATAGCGGAGTCTCGGCCAAGGGGGAGAATGATGGGCAAGAGGTGGTCTCATTTATTCGCCTCATTCGCGATTTGGATGATACGTCTCCACTTGGCTTTCTGGTCATGAACATCAAGGGGGCATCCATCGCGCAAGCCTACGCTAACCTGTCTGCACCGGATTCATTTCAGGTGGCCATTCTGGATGAGCATCAGCGGGTGATCGCAACCAACGCAACCGATGGGAAGAAGGGCGTGCCTACGGTATCCGACGAATCCATGTCTGCGGCTTCTGGACAGGAAGGGATGCACGAGATGTTAGAGGCCAATCAGGCCAAGTTAAAACAAACCTTTCAAGAGCAGCCCTCCGGCTTCATCACCTTGCAATCAGGTGGTCAGGAATATGCGGTGACCTATCGTTCGGCTGGTGATGATCAGTGGAAATTCATCAGCATGAGTCCATACCGGGCTACCGATACTCGTAATAAATCCATGGTGCTGCTCGCATTGATCCTGCTGGCGGTGAACGGAACTGTCTTTTTTGTCAGTTCGTTCATCATCTCGCGCAGTGTCATCAATCCGATTCACAAGCTGCTTCGTGCCATGCAGAAAGCGCCAAGTGGCAACTTCCGTAAAGTGACGGTTGAGCTGAACAGCTACGAGTTCGAACAGCTATATGGAGGATACAACCAGATGATTGAGCAGATTGACCAGATGCTGAAACGCATTATTCAGGAGCAGCAGACGATCCGCCGTGCAGAGCTGAATACACTTCAGGCGCAGATCAAGCCGCATTTTTTATACAACACACTGGATTCCATCACCTCCCTGGCCATGTCGGGCATGAACGATAAGGTATGTGAGCTGTTAGAAGCGCTCGGAAGTTACTATCGCCTGAGTGTCAGCAAAGGCCGTGAACTGATTACACTGCACGAGGAGGTAGAGATTGTACGCAATTATCTGACGATCCAGCAGGTGCGATACCCCGGTGTATTTGAGGTGCAGTACGATATCGAGTCAGGCTGTGAACGGGTGATGATTCCCAAGCTTGTGCTCCAGCCACTGGTGGAAAATTCACTGTATCATGGTATTCGTCCCAAAGGCAGCCCAGGCAAGATACGCATTCAAGCTCGTCGATCCAAGGAGGGAGTACTTCTAACGATTACTGACGACGGAGTCGGCATGTCCGAGGAAGAGATACAGCAGGTTCACCGCAAAGAAATAAACAGTTCTAACCGTTCTGACTCAACTAACTCAACTAACTCATCTAACCCCTCTAATTCAATTAATCTTTCTAATACTTCTAATCCTACCTATAACTCTAAACACAATCCAAGCTTTGGCTTATGGGGGACGATGGAGCGGCTTCGCATTTTTTATGACAGAGAGGATGGACTCAAGCTGGAGAGCGAGGTTGGAAAAGGAACCACCATTATGATAACGATCCCGAAGGGAGCTGATGAATCATGGAATTAA